The following coding sequences lie in one Nerophis lumbriciformis linkage group LG02, RoL_Nlum_v2.1, whole genome shotgun sequence genomic window:
- the emx2 gene encoding homeobox protein EMX2: protein MFQPTPKRCFTIESLVAKDNPVPASRSEEPIRPAALSYANSGQMNPFLNGFHSGGRGVYSNPDLVFADAVSHPPSSAVHPVHPVGPPHALHAAHPLSSSHSPHPLFGSQQRDPSTFYPWLLHRYRYLGHRFQGNETSPESFLLHNALARKPKRIRTAFSPSQLLRLEHAFEKNHYVVGAERKQLAHSLSLTETQVKVWFQNRRTKFKRQKLEEEGSESQQKKKGSHHINRWRLATKQSSPEEIDVTSDD, encoded by the exons ATGTTCCAGCCGACACCCAAGAGGTGTTTCACGATAGAGTCGTTAGTGGCCAAGGATAATCCGGTACCGGCGTCCCGCTCGGAGGAGCCCATCAGGCCAGCGGCGCTCAGCTATGCAAACTCCGGCCAGATGAATCCTTTCCTCAACGGCTTTCACTCTGGCGGCAGGGGCGTCTACTCTAACCCGGACTTAGTGTTCGCTGACGCGGTCTCCCATCCGCCCAGCTCGGCGGTACATCCGGTGCATCCGGTGGGCCCGCCGCACGCCCTGCACGCCGCTCATCCGCTCTCGTCCTCTCACAGCCCGCACCCTCTTTTTGGCAGCCAGCAACGAGACCCTTCCACCTTCTACCCCTGGTTATTACACAGATATAGATATTTGGGACATAGATTTCAAG GCAATGAAACGAGTCCAGAGAGCTTCCTTTTGCACAACGCGCTGGCCAGAAAACCTAAAAGAATTCGGACGGCTTTCTCTCCATCGCAACTCCTGCGGCTCGAACATGCGTTTGAGAAAAACCATTACGTGGTCGGTGCGGAGAGGAAACAGCTTGCGCACAGCCTTAGCCTCACAGAAACTCAG GTAAAAGTGTGGTTCCAGAACCGGAGGACGAAGTTTAAGAGACAAAAGCTGGAAGAAGAAGGTTCCGAATCCCAGCAGAAGAAGAAAGGTTCCCATCACATAAACCGCTGGAGGTTGGCTACCAAACAGTCCAGTCCGGAGGAAATCGACGTGACTTCGGAcgattaa